The Candidatus Schekmanbacteria bacterium RIFCSPLOWO2_02_FULL_38_14 genomic interval AAACTCCTTAGTTTAAAAAATTAAAATTACTCTAAACATCTTTAATTTTTGTTAATGCAATTTTTATGCCATTCTAAAATAGCATTCTATTTTTTCTTCTAACCCATTGTAATAATTTATAAAAATTCTTTTTGATACTTGTATTCGGTTAAAGTTATTTTTTCTTTTTTAAGTAAAAAATGTTCAAAAACCCGACGTTTTTTCTATAAAAATCTAACTCATTGAAATATAAGTCTAAAAAGTGTTCAAAATCCCGACACTTCTAAGAATGACTTATCAGAATAGGACAGGTTGTTGAATAGTTATACAATTGCCCTTAATCCCAGAACATTCTCTGCAATAATAAGCTTTTGAATCTGCGAGGTTCCTTCATAAATTGTAGCTACTCTTGCATCACGGTAATACCTTTCAACAGGGAAATCATCACAATAACCGTATCCGCCGTGAATCTGGATGGCATCGTGGGAAGCCCTGACTGCTGCTTCTGTGCAGAAGTATTTTGCGATTGAGGTCTCAACAGTATTTCTGATTTTTTTATTCTTCAAATCTCCAGCCCTGTAAACAAGAAGCCGACCTGCATCCCTGTCAACCGCCATCTTTGCAATCATATCCTGAACAAGCTGGAACTCCCCGATTGGCTTGCCGAATGCTTTTCTTTCTCTTGCATAGGTTGTGCAGGCATCGATGCAACCCTGAATTATTCCAACACACCCTGCTGCAACGCTGTACCTGCCGTTATCAAGGCAAGCCATTGCAATTTTAAATCCCTCTCCTACTTCTCCAAAAAGGCAGTTTTCAGGGATTTCAACGTCTTCAAGAAAAAGGGCTGCGGTATTGCTTGCCCTGAGTCCCATTTTCCCTGTGATTTCGTTTGATGAGAAACCCCTGGTTTTTGTATCAACGATGAATGCGGCAATCCCTTTATGTTTTTTGGCTTTGTCTGTTTGTGCAAAAAGAATGGCTATGTCTGCTATTCCGCCATTTGAAATCCACATCTTGCTGCCATTCAAAATCCATTTTCCGTTTTTATACCTTGCTGTTGTTGTTTGTTTTGAAGCATCACTTCCTGCGTCAGGTTCAGTCAGGGCAAAGCAGCCTATAATTTCTCCTTTACAAAGAGCGGGGATATATTTTTTCTTCTGCTCTTCAGTTCCCCATTCAAGTATACCAAGCTCAATCAGGGAGATTTGAACAGATATTGTAGTCCTTATTGACGAGTCAACCCTGCCTATCTCCTCGCTCATTACTGCATAGCTGATATAATCAAAA includes:
- a CDS encoding acyl-CoA dehydrogenase — its product is MNFDFTEEQLMIRKMAKKFADEEIAPHAKENDRNCHFPEDILKKMASLGFLGGPVPQEYGGSGFDYISYAVMSEEIGRVDSSIRTTISVQISLIELGILEWGTEEQKKKYIPALCKGEIIGCFALTEPDAGSDASKQTTTARYKNGKWILNGSKMWISNGGIADIAILFAQTDKAKKHKGIAAFIVDTKTRGFSSNEITGKMGLRASNTAALFLEDVEIPENCLFGEVGEGFKIAMACLDNGRYSVAAGCVGIIQGCIDACTTYARERKAFGKPIGEFQLVQDMIAKMAVDRDAGRLLVYRAGDLKNKKIRNTVETSIAKYFCTEAAVRASHDAIQIHGGYGYCDDFPVERYYRDARVATIYEGTSQIQKLIIAENVLGLRAIV